The following are encoded in a window of Deinococcus ruber genomic DNA:
- a CDS encoding 4Fe-4S ferredoxin: MTGQLRRDVLALPGLRALVRWRYARLLLQLPLLALALLAVYDGFSGSQLAGLNVATVSVWVQYRGLLALSLLLVGNVFCAACPLLLTRGPSRVLKRLLPQRTWPRFLRNKYLTLALTLLFLYSYEAFALWASPWLTAWLIVSYFAAALLTDSVFPAGTFCRYVCPLGNFNFALSSVSPTLIQAKDLSICASCTSKACLHGRTIPQEHLAATPHDFSTLPALPLNGQSGTVTLPGCETRLYVPTMTSTQDCTLCLNCVRACPEDNVGLMLRSPLAEAVQTRPRTDLALLLVLLTWAGLVNAFAMTPPYFLLARWLATTLGTHNEPVLLALILLSTLATGLGLTLLAARLSGLTLRTLAPLLMPLALAVWGGHALYHFAGGAGTLWPAVQAALLRLGLPLGPAALPVIARADTSFWLQATLLELALAGTLWAILQRFQHTRPGASARRLVPPAALALLLFGLALWLFAQPMQARVGLLT; this comes from the coding sequence ATGACCGGGCAGCTGCGGCGCGACGTGCTGGCCCTGCCGGGGCTGCGGGCACTGGTGCGCTGGCGATACGCCCGCCTGCTGCTGCAACTTCCGCTGCTGGCACTGGCATTGCTGGCGGTCTACGACGGCTTCTCCGGCTCTCAGCTCGCGGGTCTGAATGTCGCCACCGTGAGCGTGTGGGTGCAGTACCGGGGCCTGCTGGCGCTCAGCCTGCTGCTGGTAGGCAACGTGTTCTGCGCTGCCTGCCCACTGCTGCTCACGCGTGGCCCCAGCCGCGTGCTGAAACGCCTCCTTCCGCAGCGCACCTGGCCCCGTTTCCTCAGAAACAAATACCTGACGCTCGCCCTGACGCTGCTGTTTCTCTACAGTTACGAGGCCTTCGCGCTGTGGGCCAGTCCGTGGCTGACAGCGTGGCTCATCGTCAGCTATTTCGCGGCGGCCCTCCTGACCGACAGCGTGTTTCCAGCCGGAACGTTTTGCCGCTACGTCTGCCCACTGGGAAACTTCAACTTCGCCCTGAGCAGCGTCTCGCCCACGCTGATTCAGGCCAAAGACCTGAGTATCTGCGCGAGCTGCACCAGCAAAGCCTGCCTGCACGGACGCACCATTCCCCAGGAACATCTGGCCGCCACGCCGCACGACTTCAGCACCCTGCCCGCATTGCCGCTGAACGGGCAGAGCGGCACGGTCACGCTTCCCGGCTGTGAAACCCGGCTGTACGTGCCCACCATGACCAGCACGCAGGACTGCACGCTCTGCCTGAACTGCGTGCGGGCCTGCCCCGAAGACAACGTGGGTCTGATGCTGCGCTCACCGCTGGCAGAGGCGGTACAGACGCGGCCCCGCACCGATCTGGCGCTGCTGCTGGTGCTGCTGACGTGGGCAGGTCTGGTCAATGCCTTTGCCATGACGCCGCCCTATTTCCTGCTGGCGCGGTGGCTGGCAACCACGCTCGGCACGCACAACGAGCCGGTTCTGCTCGCCCTGATCCTGCTGAGCACCCTGGCAACCGGCCTGGGCCTGACGCTGCTGGCTGCCCGGCTCAGCGGCCTGACCCTGCGGACGCTTGCGCCCCTGCTGATGCCGCTGGCGCTGGCGGTGTGGGGCGGCCACGCGCTCTACCATTTCGCGGGAGGAGCCGGAACGCTCTGGCCCGCAGTTCAGGCGGCGCTGCTCCGGCTGGGGCTTCCCCTGGGGCCTGCCGCGCTGCCCGTCATCGCCAGGGCCGATACGTCGTTCTGGCTTCAGGCGACGCTGCTCGAACTGGCCCTTGCCGGAACGCTCTGGGCCATCTTGCAGCGCTTCCAGCACACGCGTCCGGGGGCTTCGGCGCGGCGGCTGGTGCCCCCGGCAGCCCTGGCTCTGCTGCTGTTCGGGTTGGCCCTGTGGCTCTTCGCTCAGCCGATGCAGGCCCGCGTGGGGCTGCTGACCTGA
- a CDS encoding FixH family protein — MKRVGLLLALLVCGCAPSSRSALSIRLLPGPALHVQPSAEVVVELSVANRQLAAADVSAQADMRHPGMGTAVATVTPLGRGRYRLSNLDLPMAGDWVLSVKASTQGHPVSGAAAFSVLP; from the coding sequence GTGAAGCGCGTGGGCCTGCTGCTTGCTCTGCTGGTCTGCGGGTGTGCGCCGTCGTCCAGATCGGCCCTGAGCATCCGGCTGCTTCCGGGGCCAGCGCTGCATGTCCAGCCATCTGCCGAGGTGGTGGTCGAACTGAGCGTGGCGAATCGGCAACTGGCCGCCGCCGATGTGAGTGCCCAGGCCGACATGCGGCATCCGGGCATGGGCACCGCCGTCGCCACGGTCACGCCGCTGGGACGCGGGCGCTACCGCCTGTCGAACCTCGATCTGCCAATGGCGGGCGACTGGGTGCTGAGTGTCAAGGCCAGCACCCAGGGCCACCCGGTCAGCGGTGCCGCCGCGTTTTCGGTGCTGCCATGA